Proteins co-encoded in one Malus sylvestris chromosome 7, drMalSylv7.2, whole genome shotgun sequence genomic window:
- the LOC126628806 gene encoding U-box domain-containing protein 33-like — translation MAVVSSVPAIAQPTERIRYPDISAYMARSGEIVEEPVAVVRIIEDMIYVAVGKDVKDSKSTLVWAVHNSGGKKICILHVHQPAQMIPLMGTRFPASSLKDQEVRAYREIERQHMNKILDDYVCICRQMGIRAEKIHTEMDCIEKGIVKLISQLGIRKLVMGAAADKHHSRKMMDLRSKKAIYVCQQAPVSCHIQFICKGHLIHTREGNSDGLDTEVPLLRPSPNTDIEQSPHHFRSQSVTIKRNNRPKLTNPAQDLFRRVRSINLGNGSSTTDVTYTDGTDGFSTPRSSYEPGASPVEWDQVSSRSVSGYSTGSSAGLGDLALIQYEKAEGSENGSSDSRSLSHFKDLNHSSPPSVLDGNVDDTLYDHLEQAMSEAENAKRDAFHEGIRRGKAEKDAIDAIRRAKASEVLYNEELRQRKEMEEALAKERLELEKMKKRRDEVMEELMAALDQKLLLESQIAESNQMVMSLEQKVISAVELLQNYKRERDELQVERDNALREAEELRKKQGEASSAHMPWFFSQFSFAEIEEATQSFNPSLKIGEGGYGSIFKGSLRHTQVAIKMLNAQSMQGPSEFQQEVDVLSKLRHSNLVTLIGACPEACTLIYEYLPNGSLEDRLGCKDNTSPLSWQTRIRIATELCSVLIFLHSSKPHSIVHGDLKPSNILLDANFVSKLSDFGICRLLSRGEGSSNNTTLCCRTDPRGTFAYMDPEFLASGELTPKSDVYSFGIILLRLLTGKQALGITKEVQYALDSGKLEMLLDPLAGDWPFVQAEQLARLALRCCEMSRKCRADLVSDVWRVLEPMRASCGCSSSFLLGTEEHFQPPSYFICPIFQEVMQDPHVAADGFTYEAEALKGWLDSGHDTSPMTNLKLEHKNLVPNHALRSAIQEWLQQH, via the exons ATGGCTGTAGTGAGTTCTGTGCCTGCAATTGCTCAACCAACAGAACGGATAAGGTACCCTGATATTTCAGCATACATGGCTCGCAGCGGAGAGATTGTGGAGGAGCCGGTTGCGGTGGTGCGGATAATCGAAGATATGATCTATGTTGCAGTGGGAAAAGATGTGAAAGATAGCAAATCAACTCTGGTGTGGGCGGTACATAATTCAGGAGGGAAGAAAATCTGCATACTTCATGTTCACCAGCCTGCTCAGATGATTCCCTTGA TGGGGACGAGGTTCCCAGCAAGCTCACTGAAGGACCAGGAAGTTCGAGCATATCGGGAAATAGAAAGGCAACACATGAATAAGATTCTCGATGATTACGTTTGTATATGTCGCCAAATGGGG ATTCGGGCTGAAAAAATACATACTGAAATGGACTGTATTGAGAAGGGAATTGTGAAACTCATCTCTCAGCTTGGGATCAGGAAACTTGTTATGGGAGCAGCAGCGGACAAGCACCATTCAAG GAAAATGATGGACCTCAGGTCCAAGAAAGCCATATATGTCTGCCAACAAGCACCTGTTTCCTGTCACATACAATTTATTTGCAAGGGGCACCTTATACACACCAG GGAAGGGAATTCTGATGGACTTGATACAGAGGTTCCATTGCTGCGACCAAGTCCAAACACTGATATAGAACAGTCACCGCACCACTTTAGATCACAATCTGTTACAATCAAGCGGAATAATCGACCAAAACTAACCAATCCAGCTCAAGATTTGTTCCGCAGGGTAAGGTCCATAAATTTGGGGAATGGAAGCAGCACAACAGATGTCACTTACACAGATGGTACTGACGGGTTTTCAACTCCAAGAAGTAGCTATGAACCAGGAGCAAGTCCTGTGGAATGGGATCAGGTATCAAGTAGGAGTGTTTCAGGATATTCAACAGGCTCTTCTGCTGGATTGGGCGATTTAGCTTTGATTCAGTATGAGAAAGCTGAGGGAAGTGAAAATGGGTCAAGTGACTCACGCTCACTTTCTCATTTTAAAGATCTTAATCACTCATCCCCTCCCAGTGTATTG GATGGAAATGTAGATGATACTCTGTACGATCATCTTGAACAAGCAATGTCAGAGGCTGAAAATGCAAAGAGAGATGCATTTCATGAGGGAATTAGGCGTGGGAAAGCTGAAAAAGATGCCATTGACGCTATACGGAGG GCTAAAGCATCAGAGGTCTTATATAATGAGGAGTTGagacaaaggaaagaaatgGAAGAAGCACTGGCAAAAGAGAGACTAGAActtgaaaagatgaagaagcgACGAGATGAAGTCATGGAAGAATTGATGGCTGCCCTAGATCAGAAATTACTACTTGAGAGCCAAATTGCAGAGTCTAATCAGATGGTCATGAGCTTGGAGCAGAAGGTTATCTCAGCTGTGGaacttttacaaaattacaaaagagaACGGGATGAGTTGCAGGTGGAGCGTGACAATGCACTTAGAGAAGCTGAGGAGCTGAGGAAAAAACAAGGAGAAGCCTCGAGCGCACACATGCCTTGGTTCTTCTCTCAGTTCTCATTTGCAGAGATTGAAGAAGCAACTCAAAGCTTTAACCCATCTCTGAAGATCGGAGAAGGGGGATATGGGAGCATTTTTAAAGGTTCCCTACGTCACACCCAGGTTGCTATAAAAATGCTAAATGCTCAGAGTATGCAAGGCCCCTCTGAGTTTCAGCAAGAG GTGGATGTATTAAGTAAGTTAAGACACTCCAATCTTGTCACACTCATTGGTGCCTGCCCAGAAGCTTGTACTCTTATCTATGAGTATCTCCCAAATGGAAGTCTTGAAGATCGACTCGGCTGCAAGGACAATACTTCCCCTTTGTCATGGCAGACTCGAATACGAATTGCCACAGAGTTGTGCTCCGTCCTAATCTTTCTCCACTCCAGTAAACCTCATAGCATAGTGCACGGTGATTTAAAACCGTCCAATATTCTCCTAGATGCTAACTTTGTTAGCAAACTCAGCGACTTTGGAATCTGTCGTCTGTTGTCTCGTGGGGAGGGTTCAAGCAACAACACAACACTCTGTTGCAGAACTGACCCAAGGGGCACTTTCGCATACATGGATCCTGAGTTCCTCGCATCAGGAGAGCTTACGCCAAAGTCAGATGTTTACTCATTTGGAATTATACTACTACGGTTGCTGACTGGGAAACAAGCATTGGGGATAACAAAGGAAGTGCAGTATGCATTAGATTCCGGAAAGTTGGAAATGCTCTTAGATCCTTTGGCTGGGGATTGGCCATTTGTACAGGCTGAACAGTTGGCTCGCTTGGCATTAAGGTGTTGTGAGATGAGCCGGAAGTGCAGGGCGGACCTTGTATCGGATGTCTGGAGGGTACTTGAACCCATGAGAGCTTCATGTGGTTGCTCATCATCATTCCTGTTGGGTACTGAAGAGCATTTCCAACCTCcttcatattttatttgtcCCATTTTCCAG GAAGTCATGCAGGATCCGCATGTTGCAGCAGACGGTTTCACTTACGAAGCAGAAGCTTTGAAAGGATGGTTGGACAGTGGTCACGACACATCGCCCATGACAAATCTTAAGCTTGAACACAAGAATCTCGTCCCTAACCACGCTCTTCGTTCTGCAATTCAGGAGTGGCTGCAACAGCATTGA
- the LOC126629720 gene encoding signal peptide peptidase-like 4 produces MDLQRGVWVVVGVLVVSLSLSSAGDIVHHDNIAPKRPGCENDFVLVKVPTWINGLEDAEYVGVGARFGPTLESKEKHATNTRVVLADPPDCCSLPKNKLAKEVILVHRGNCSFTTKANMAEAANASAILIINNRTELFKMVCENDEPDVEIGIPAVMLPQDVGVIFETDLKNNSMVSVQLYSPLRPLVDIAEVFLWLMAVGTILFASYWSAWSAREAAIEHEKLLKDASDDSLPIEVDRSNALVEISTTAAILFVVIASCFLIMFYKLMSFWFVEILVVLFCIGGIEGLQTCLVTLLSCFRRFKRAGESYVRLPIFGAVSYLTLAVAPFCIAFAVLWAVYRRISFAWIGQDILGIALIITVLQLVRIPNLKVGTVLLSCAFLYDIFWVFVSKWWFHESVMIVVARGDKSGEDGIPMLLKIPRMFDPWGGYSIIGFGDIILPGLVVAFSLRYDWLANKKLRAGYFLWAMTAYGLGLLITYVALNLMDGHGQPALLYIVPFTLGTFLTLGHMRGDLKVLWTRGEPERPCPHVHLQPSSQ; encoded by the exons ATGGATTTACAGAGAGGTGTGTGGGTGGTGGTGGGAGTGCTGGTGGTTAGTCTGAGTCTGAGCTCAGCTGGTGACATTGTTCACCACGATAATATTGCTCCCAAGAGGCCTGGATGCGAGAACGACTTCGTTCTG GTAAAGGTCCCAACTTGGATCAACGGCTTAGAAGACGCTGAGTATGTTGGTGTTGGTGCTCGATTTGGACCTACCTTGgaatcaaaggaaaaacatgCCACCAACACTAGAGTGGTTCTTGCAGACCCCCCTGATTGTTGTAGCCTACCCAAGAATAAG CTCGCTAAAGAGGTCATTTTGGTGCACCGAGGGAATTGCAGTTTCACAACCAAGGCAAATATGGCTGAAGCTGCTAATGCTTCAGCCATCCTCATTATAAACAACCGCAcag AACTTTTCAAGATGGTTTGTGAAAATGATGAACCTGATGTCGAGATAGGCATACCAGCTGTTATGCTTCCCCAAGATGTTGGTGTAATCTTCGAAACTGATTTAAAGAACAACTCCATGG TTTCTGTGCAGCTGTACTCTCCTTTGCGTCCACTGGTTGATATTGCAGAAGTTTTTTTGTGGCTTATGGCTGTTGGTACCATCTTGTTTGCTTCTTATTGGTCTGCGTGGAGTGCAAGAGAAGCAGCTATTGAGCATGAGAAGCTATTGAAG GATGCTTCCGATGATTCTTTACCTATTGAAGTTGATCGTTCCAATGCTTTAGTGGAGATTAGCACCACAGCAGCAATCCTTTTTGTTGTGATTGCTTCATGCTTCTTGATTATGTTTTACAAACTCATGTCATTCTGGTTTGTGGAGATTCTGGTGGTTTTGTTTTGCATTGGCGGGATAGAG GGCCTGCAGACTTGCTTGGTGACTTTGTTATCATG TTTCAGACGGTTTAAACGTGCTGGGGAATCATATGTTCGGCTGCCAATCTTTGGAGCTGTTTCATATCTGACACTAGCTGTTGCTCCCTTCTGCATAGCATTTGCTGTTTTGTGGGCAGTGTATCGCCGCATTTCATTTGCTTGGATCGGTCAAGATATCCTT GGTATTGCACTGATAATCACAGTTCTTCAGCTTGTTCGTATACCGAATCTCAAG GTTGGAACAGTTCTTCTGAGTTGTGCGTTTTTATACGACATCTTCTGGGTATTTGTTTCTAAATGGTGGTTCCATGAGAGCGTAATGATAGTG GTGGCTCGTGGTGATAAAAGTGGAGAGGACGGTATACCAATGCTACTGAAAATCCCACGGATGTTTGATCCCTGGGGTGGCTACAGTATCATCGGATTTGGTGATATTATCTTACCAGGATTGGTTGTAGCCTTTTCACTAAG GTATGATTGGTTAGCAAATAAGAAGCTCCGAGCTGGTTACTTTTTGTGGGCTATGACCGCTTATGGTTTAG GTCTCCTTATCACATATGTGGCTTTAAACTTGATGGACGGCCATGGCCAACCAGCTTTGTTGTATATAGTTCCGTTCACACTTG GTACCTTTTTGACTTTGGGACACATGAGAGGGGATCTCAAAGTTCTGTGGACAAGAGGAGAACCGGAGAGGCCATGCCCGCACGTCCATCTGCAACCCTCCTCTCAATAA